A genomic segment from Montipora foliosa isolate CH-2021 chromosome 9, ASM3666993v2, whole genome shotgun sequence encodes:
- the LOC137971766 gene encoding uncharacterized protein: MSRRVQGNPQSNGQSERTVQTVKSMLEKADDPYKALLSYRNTPLEEVNLSPSQVLMGRRLRTQIPMTREMLKPQLYDPEEVLPKLKERQRKQKLQHDKTTKELSPLMNGEFVRVREGNKWKPAKVTEILPSPRSYKVETERGEYRKNRRHLLRTDEPKASEFAWTAPSDEDLTDTVVEMSGAGALQNPRSAPVKMSMATTTRSGRIVREPPRFKDYVKF; encoded by the coding sequence ATGTCACGTCGAGTCCAGGGTAACCCCCAGTCAAATGGTCAGTCGGAGAGAACAGTCCAAACAGTTAAGTCAATGCTTGAGAAAGCTGACGACCCATACAAAGCCCTCCTTTCATATCGGAATACTCCTTTGGAGGAAGTCAACTTGTCACCCTCGCAAGTTTTAATGGGAAGGCGTTTGAGAACCCAAATTCCAATGACCAGAGAAATGTTAAAGCCCCAACTGTATGATCCTGAAGAAGTCTTGCCTAAGctaaaagaaagacaaagaaagcagaAGCTGCAGCATGACAAAACAACGAAGGAACTGTCACCACTGATGAATGGCGAGTTTGTAAGAGTTCGAGAAGGCAACAAGTGGAAGCCTGCTAAAGTTACAGAGATTCTTCCGTCACCTAGATCCTACAAGGTTGAAACAGAGCGGGGAGAGTACCGAAAAAATCGTCGCCATTTGCTAAGAACTGATGAGCCCAAGGCATCAGAGTTTGCGTGGACAGCCCCATCTGATGAAGACCTAACAGACACTGTAGTTGAGATGTCTGGTGCTGGAGCCCTGCAGAATCCTAGGTCAGCACCAGTCAAAATGTCTATGGCTACTACCACACGGTCCGGTAGGATAGTTAGAGAACCTCCAAGGTTCAAAGACTATGTCAAGTTTTAG
- the LOC137970523 gene encoding uncharacterized protein, translating into MSSRHQMTSKCSGSYKVRPTVRRTPAFPNSGVNSRNVPHISANGFPAPDPSKRVLVTFGETKRILSFNSRFKLRDLRYDFLRSFSDMLSEHFTVANLQFQQYDDIFQEYVDIDNDVILDDNVKLKVYIKNHDHLKHSKSTQATSAFDKPHQIKQNVTYKLWNPVKNGVIMFDPSPPGSVLTSGRLDETNSENTVETKFVGLNRQSTGQLFNLVYNGSPTQHITATATGTGVSLTTNPTENAEFQPIYYYSFTMFRCNSRSSKKAGMYLGCSESGNSAVLVPVIEEYEIPGYYPDPRTLFITTESAI; encoded by the exons ATGTCTTCTAG GCACCAAATGACGAGTAAGTGTAGTGGATCCTATAAAG TCCGACCAACTGTCCGGCGAACTCCAGCCTTTCCTAACAGTGGTGTGAATTCTAGGAATGTCCCACATATCTCAGCGAACGGTTTTCCTGCACCGGACCCTTCAAAGAGAGTCCTCGTGACCTTCGGGGAAACCAAACGCATCTTGAGTTTCAACAGCCGGTTTAAATTGAGGGACCTGCGTTATGACTTCCTCCGTTCATTCTCGGACATGTTATCGGAACACTTTACAGTGGCAAATCTCCAATTTCAGCAGTACGACGACATATTTCAAGAATACGTCGACATTGACAATGATGTGATACTggatgataatgtaaaattgaaGGTGTATATTAAG AATCATGATCATCTAAAGCATTCCAAATCCACTCAAGCAACATCAGCATTTGACAAGCCTCATCAGATCAAGCAAAACGTCACTTATAAACTGTGGAACCCAGTGAAAAACGGTGTGATAATGTTTGATCCCAGCCCACCCGGCAGCGTTTTGACCAGTGGACGATTGGACGAGACTAATAGCGAAA ATACCGTTGAGACCAAGTTTGTTGGACTGAATCGGCAGAGTACGGGACAATTGTTTAATTTGGTTTATAATGGAAGCCCTACTCAGCATATTACAGCCACCGCTACAGGAACAGGAGTCTCTCTTACG ACAAATCCCACAGAAAATGCAGAATTTCAACCTATCTATTACTACTCCTTTACTATGTTCAGATGCAATTCAAGGTCGAGTAAAAAAGCTGGCATGTACTTAGGATGCAGCGAAAGCGGCAACTCGGCGGTACTTGTACCAGTGATTGAAGAATATGAAATTCCTGGCTACTATCCGGACCCCAGAACACTGTTTATCACCACCGAGTCTGCAATTTAA